The Triticum urartu cultivar G1812 chromosome 6, Tu2.1, whole genome shotgun sequence genome includes the window gtcatcgtaacgttaagcgtgcggaccctacgggttcgagaacaatgtagacatgaccgaaacatgtctccggtcaataaccaatagcggaacctggatgctcatattggctcccacatattctatgaagatcttttatcggtcagaccgcataacaacatactttgttccctttgtcattggtatattacttgcccgagattcgatcgtcggtatctcaatacctagttcaatctcgttatcggcaagtttctttactcgttccgtattacattatcccgcaactaactcattagttgcaatgcttgcaaggcttaagtgatgtgcattaccgagagggcccagagatacctctccgacaatcggagtgacaaatcctaatctcgaaatacgccaacccaacaagtaccttcagagacacctgtagagcatctttataatcacccatttacgttatgacgtttggtagcacacaaagtgttcctccggtaaacgggagttgcataatctcatagtcatagaaacatgtataagtcatgaagaaagcaatagcaacaaactaaacgatcaagtgctatgctaacggaatgggtcaagtcaatcacatcattctcctaatgatgtgatcccgttaatcaaatgacaactcatgtctatggttaggaaacttaactatctttgatcaacgagctagtcaagtagaggcatactagtgacactctgtttgtctatgtattcacacatgtattatattttcggttaatacaattctaacatgaataataaacatttatcatgatataagaaaataaataataactttattattgcctctagggcatatttcctttacaATGATCATTATTACACGTCTCAAACTAAAAGTATGTGGTTAAAAGTTTACTCTCAATACTTTGCAAGCGAATCTAGACACATATATGTAGATATATACCTACACACACAATGGTATATATAGCATTAAGGACCCATGTCCTCAACTTCACCCTAGGGCCTTCCAAAACATAGAGCCAGTCCGTGGGAGGGCATATCTTTTCCACGACATTAATTAGTCTTATAACAAAATAGAAAGAAGAAAACACCATCTCGGCATCGCAGCAACAATCCCAACATACGGAGTAAACTTCCCGGAAGAGGCGGTAAAGAAACAAGATGGAACCAAAGCGTAGCCTACCAAATAAGAAGAGTGCACTAATGGATGTGTATCCTTAAAGCAGTGCTTTGCTTTTTCTTTCTCTCCATTATGTAAGATTTAGGCAGCACTTATTTACATCCTTAACCTCGGGAAAAACAATGGACGGATTAGTGCTACCAACCAGCACACTTGGCGTGTGACAGACTAAACTCTTTTCCAACCCCTCACTACTACCAGGAAACAGAGAATCAGGACCGACCGTACGCAAGGAGCTGTTATGGTACCCACATGGACGCGGAGTTTCTGCACCCGAGCTCAAATGAGCCcgggtgaacagtaaaatcaaaactaaatcaaaaaaatccaaaaaaatccAAATTTTTTTTGGGAGAAACATCGACAAAAGTTTTAAGTGCTTGCAAAAATTCATCATGAAATCACATTTCTAGAAGGCgtggcaaaaaaaacaaaatcaatACTCTGAAAAAGCTACTTTCAACAGCATTTTGGAGCACTGAATTTGTTTTTTTGCCACGCCTTACAGGAATGTGATTTCATGATGAATTTTTGCAAGCACTTAGaacttttgtcaatgtttctttcaaaaaaaaatggaattttttgaatttgtttcGATTTTTTTTTCGATTTTACTGTTCACCAAGCTCAAATGAGCTCGGGAGCAGAAAGGCACTTTCGTACCCACATGCCATATTTTCCCCATTTTTAACAAAGCTTGTGGCCCGCCCCTTTTGACTAAGCTAACCGAAAGCCGACTCCTTTGGACTCATCACTACCACTTGGCGCAACATCTCCCCGTCCATTTAGGCTGCAGTCCCAGTTCAAGCAAGGCACAACACTGAACCATACAGACAGACCAAGGTCCAGCGAAGATGGGCAACTTCCTCGCGCGCTTCAGCGAAGATGAGACCCCCGGCACGCTCCCAAAAGATGAGACACCAGCAGCCGGCCACGGCCAGCCGCCGGGCCGGCCGGGCACCAGCCTGGTCGGTCAGCTCCACGTCTTTGACGGACCGCCGCCCCGCGTCGATGGCGGTCGGCCTACCCTGGCCAACGCCGGCAGCGCTGCCGGTGCCGCCTTTGCGCCCGGTCGCATCACCGCCTCAGGCTCCGGCTTTGCCTCCCCCTCCACGGTACATTACGCCGGCCATAACGTTTGGCATGTGTTTGTTGTTCTGTTAAACGGGCAAAGTATTGCATTTCTATTATTTCTTCCGGTTTTGAAATGTATACTTGACGTGGTAGATGAGATTGTTGTCAAACTTTTCAAACACTTTAGAAGTATTCTGTGAAGCATCCCTGTAAAAAAAATAGAACACTAAACATAAGTGCAGCCCCTTCTTTACAATCCTACAAATCGAAGGAGTTCTTACAGAAAACGAGCATCACCCCCGGCCTTTGCATCATTACAATGCACACAACCATTACAAATCAAAGGAGTTCGTTTTATATGTTTGCCAGCTATTTGTTATTATCCCAATAAAAAAGCTATTTGTTATTATCATTCATGTGTTTTTGGATTTCTTTTTTGTTATTCCTATGTTTTTCAGAATATTTATCTATTACATTATCAAAATAAGATGCAAACAAACCACCATGTTCGGCCATATAGGTTAATATATTTATAACTTTGATAATATAATTTAAtggttggaatttaaaatataaTGCATCTAAAATATGTTCCTTCGACACACAAGGAAACCTCTCAGAAATCAAACTACAACCATACACAACCTAGTGGCTAGGTGCAAGTCGTATACCATCGGTCATGGCCACGGCAACACAGATTTAACACATACTACCATGAAGACTCATTCATTGAAGGATCCAATGAACTTTGTGATCATCACCCTTGCATCATGATTTGTTGTCTTTTTTTAGAATACGCACGAGTGTGCGTAGTATGCATTAAAGAGAGAAGGATGAAAGCACCCAAGGTCCGCGTACAACAATTATGTTACAAACATGCCGATGACATCTCCACCATCCCGCAACACAAGTGGACTACCCACTATTGACCCACCTAAAGATCGCTCCACACACCGTATTGTACTCATCCCAAAGGAGACTACCCCGCTGTCATGAACATCCCAACAGTTCTACCTTGGTTAAGACATTCCTTACCGATGGTGTCGCCCCATCAAAGATGATCGCATTGCGATGTTTTCACAGCTCCCACATGACAAGTTTCAAAAAGGATTTGGCGTCTCTGGCCTCACCATGAATGATCATGTTGCAATGCCACGCCAAGCACACACAATCCATACCATAACATGTGCCAATCTGTCACTACAAATGCACCTTCAACTTCCGAATGACCATTACACGAGAAGTTGCAAGACTTACACACTAGCCAAAAGCCACTCCGCAATTACCATTGGTGCTTCCCAATGGTCATGGTGTGGGTCTAGATTATAACAACATACACGAATTAGACTGTCTATAGAAATCTGAGATATTCTACAATAGTGTTTGTCTTTATTGTGGCAGATAAAGAATAAAAATATTTTTGTTTATCCAAAttaaaatccacaaaaagtttcaatATAATAAGACAACCAGATGATATTTGGAGTTAATATACTATATATTAAAAGTGCATGATGGCATAAAAGCTATTGTATAACTACATACATAAAACTTTGTATGTACTATTACCTTGTCAGGTACAAAATAAACATATGGACATTGTTATGGTGTGtttgaaaatgacaaaacaatcATTAGTTCACCGATTAATGATCTTTCCCCCATGTTATTTTCTCTCTAGCATAGAGCATAACTTTTATTTTCTATTGCATACTATgaatattcatgaaaacataaatttGTTGTGCAAAGTTGTTTTGACATGTTAAATCTGAGTCCCTCACATTTGTGAGAGACCTAATGTTGGCTTCAATTAAAATCAACAGTTGGATTTATTAATATGTAATATTCAACATAAATTGAAATGCAAGCATATCTTTAAATAGTGATTGGATTTCAGTTAGATAAATATGTTGATGAGGTGAATCATGAAACGACGACAATTAGTTAGAAATCATAATTTTGAGAGGATCTACCATACAATTTGATGAATATTGTAAGATGTAGTAAAGCAAGGCTTGTGGTGACAGACACCTAGAGGCAGTATTTTTATAGTTTGAGCACTTCAATTAGGATGCAATAGAAAACAATTCATTTAGAGTCTCATTTAGGTCTTACGAGGGGTTAGTAACATGCCTGCCCATGTCAAGTTCACATGGCTCCAAGAACAAAATCTTAAGAGACGCTAGCGTAATTCAATTCAGTAGGATGTAGCAATCTGTTTGGTTTAGTAAAGAAGGGAATCACCGGTTATGGGTAAAGAGAAGACCAATGAAGTTTACTTTGTCTCCCTATCTGAAATTTTCATTTTCTAAAATATATCTTGTTCGGATAAGAAATCTCACTTCATACGAATTAGCTATATTAAACATATCATATTACAACAATTTAAGAAGCATATAGTTTTGTTTTGTATGTTACATTCTTGATAAtgaaaaatgaattaaaactttaTTTTCATACAAAATCCATGTGATATCCACAAATAACTAATTAGAAACAATTCTATTTTAAAATATAGTATTGGGTGAATAAATAATGCCTTTATATCTGAAATGAGAATAACATGTATAAAGAAATTAGTCATTCCATATTTTTGTAGGAACCCCTTGTGAAGTACTTAATAACTAAATTGCCATAAACTATATAGAGAAAATTCTTCAAATTTGTTATGTTTAAAAAAAAGTATTTTCATATATAAAATCATAATAAGGAAAAAAATACACGAACTCCATATACTATCCATAAAATAGCTGAAATTTTGAAATGCATGCTATCTTTTATGAAAGTTATACGATAACTTAATGGTTAAAGTTAAGCCCTAGAGACATgtcaaaattttaaaaatatATAGTATATATATACACTAATGTATAGTACATCTGGTAATGCATATGCGTGGGTCACTTAGCTAGTTCTATAAATTCAATATGACTCACAAAGCAAAAACAATACTTGCATGACAACAATTTTGAAGGAAAGTTATGGGGTACTCTCACTTATTTAGCCTATTGCCCATCATGGTTGTTAGTAGCTTACAATTGATACCAAGAGATAATTGGAACCTCCGTCAAACCATAGGATAGAAAACATATGAAACGATATGACATGTACCTCAAATAATCCTATATGAATATAACATATTAATACAGAAGATGTGTTGTTTGGTTTATAGATAGTAAAAAATGCTTtttgtttgttttgtttttgagttaGTTTTGAATGAACTAGTCACTAGCTCATATTCACCCATACTTACATGCGTGCATCTCCTTCTTGAATATCAAAGTCAAGGATGATGCCTTGATCATCCATCTGATGGAACAAAAATATATTGAATGTTAACCTTCAAAAAAAATcttgtccccccccccccaaaaaaacaaCAACATTGTATAAAATTTAAATGGTTGTAAACCAAAAAAACTGAGTTGTGTGGGAGGGCCTCACTATGTAATCCTATCCTATATTTAGTTTTTTTACCAAGAATATAGGCTCATCATGTTTTCCTTTCTCCAGGCAGCTCTTACAGTCGACGAGAAGAAAATGCAGGATGTGGCAGATTTCTGGTCTAGGATGAAGAAAGGCAAGCATAAACTGGACAGTTGGGATCTTACCTATCTAGAATGCAAAATCTTCTCTTGGTCTTTGGAGGATGTCCTCAACAAGGACCTTCTCAAGGAAAAGGTTGGGAATTCTCAACCATTACCTCAGACAAGATATTTTATTCTACTTACAAATTCTTTTTGACACTTTCAAAATAGATTGCATTCTAGAGTTGCCCTAAGTCAAACTTTATCATCTTTGACCAAATTCATAGGAAAAAATAACAATAACTATGAAACCAGTAGGTATGCTTTAAAATGTATTTCATGGTGGATATAATGATACTAAATTGTTGCCTTGGATGTTGGTAATTTTCCAATAAGTTTGGTCAAAATTTTAAAAGATTGAGTTAGGACAACTCTAGAATACAACCCtgtttggaatggagggggtatatGATTTTTTTTATGGAGGGAGGGGGTACATGATTTACAATAAGGCAAACACGTATTGACAGCCTTGTCAGGTTTATGATGGAGGTTTTTTTTTGTGGGGATTATGATGGAGTTGCTATGTATAGTAAAACAATATATATTTTCTCGCATAATAAAAATGTGGTTATAAAATTTGTTTTTCATGGAATAAAAGCAACTACAATCCATGATTTCTTTGGGTTATGGCAATTAGCACCAAGATCGTATTCTACATATAGTAGTGAAAATGAAAACCAGGCCTGCCATATATATGTCTGAAAAATTGTTTAAAATGTTTTTTTGCGAAAAAGGACCCAATCTACTATGAAAGTCCATTGGGAGTATAAAGCACCTCCAACATAATAAAAAATACATTGAGTTTTTGGGaccatgatgtctactacacaacttattcttgtagacttgtgttgggcctccaagcacggagttttgtaggatagtagaaattttccctcaattggatgacctaaggtttaccaATCTGCGgaaggcgtaggatgaagatggtctctctcaaacaaccctgcaatcaaatacaagaaatatcttgtgtctccaacacaccaaatataatggtaaattttataggtgcactagttcggcgaagagatggtgatacaaatTGTATAGGGTTCAtattttcactagtgcaatctatcaacagtgctaacataattgaatcatataacaatgcctcaacgtgcgacaaagaatcactccaaagatCTTATCTAGCGGAGGACAAAAAATGAAATTGTTTGTAGGATACGGAACCAACTCAAAGTTATCTTTTCCGATCAATCTATTGAGTCATCCCTATAAGTGTCACGAACAACCCTatagttcgtactaaaataacaccatatgatacacatcaaccaattCTAATGTCACCTATATACTCCAATATCACTACAAGTATCCATGAGTCAATTGTACGATAcgcatcaaacaacttcagattcataatattcaatccaacacaaacaacttcaaagagtgccccaagatttctacggGAGAAATTAGGacgaaaacatgcatcaacccctatgcatagattaccccaatgtcacctcgggaatccacgagttgagtgccaaaacatacatcaagtgaatcaatataataccccattgtcaccagggtattcatatgcaagacatacatcaagtgttctcaaatccataaaagtattcaatatGATAATGGTGAAACCTCAAAGgtgaaaactcaattcatcacaacaagatagagaggggaaaaacaccatatgatcgaattatattaacaaagcccatggtTACATCAAGATCGTTCCAGATCAAGAACATatgagagagatcaaacacatagctactggtacataccctcagccccgagggtgaactactccctcatcatcatggtggccgccgggatgatgaagatggcctccggtgatgattttcccctccggtagggtgccgaaATAGGGTCCCAATTGAGTTTTCGTCGATACACAGGCTTGCGACGGCGGAATTTCTCATCTAGGGTTCTTTCTAGgggtttgggtatttataggaatttttggcgtcggtctcacgtcaagggggTCCACACGGGAGTGACAATCTCGTGGGGCGCGCTCCCCAGGCTTGTCGTGCCCTCGTgtctcttctggcccaactctagTGCTCCGTGGGtctcttctggtccataaaaaataaacgtaaattttcagcccatttcgagaatttttatttctgcacaaaaaacaacaccatggtagttctgctgaaaacagcgccagtccgagttagttctaatcaaatcataccaaaaccgggtaaaattgttgtaaacatggcatacATACTTCAtaatttatagatacgttagagacatATCAGACCACTGAACGACCACTTCTATCGTCAGAAGGAGCCACTCGCGGGCATTGTCGTAAACCCCCCCTACGACTTCACCTTATTGAGGACAGGCAgaaagtcttcatgcacgtgcaCTTAAGGACCAGTGGCCCTGAAACCTCATTCGTCACTATTGAACCCTTGAATATATCTgaagcacctggcgccaaatctCGCTACACGATGAGGAACCCTAACCTCATCATCCCAAGGAGATGGCAGAAATCTATGCTGAAACTTTGTCGACTATTACCATACGGACAAGCTCAAGGGGGGACGGAGGCAGAAAGACATACTCAAAGAAGAAGCGTTGTCATCCCCCCAAGAGCCGCACTTGTGAGGACTGAAAAATCCTAACATAAACCTCTAACCGGAACGCACGCACCAGGATTCCCCTCCTTGCCACCAACCACCAGGGCCGCCTATAGAGGGGAGGCAAATCTACAATCTTCGCTCTATCTGCCAAGTAATAGGGAAGAAAACACTATGTACAACTATAACTATGTTTTACTTGATATGAACAATTTGCCTGATTTTTAAAAGACATCTTATCTGCTAAGTAATTGTTTGGAAACCGTTTTGGACAACAATGAACAATATTTCACTCTTATATGGAAGTTTGATTTTCAACCTAGACGCCGCTCAAACTCACAAAAAACACAAGCTTAAGGTTTAACTCTTTTTTAGGGATCATGTTCTGACCTTTATAAAGTCATGATAAATAAAAATCATAGCATTGACATATTTGGATGGCTATAAGCCACGATAATGTGTTGTGGTGGCAAGGCACTAGGGAGCCCGTTCTTTCAAACAGTAATTACAGTACATACATAAAAAATCTTAAAATAAGTGTACGTGTGCAGATACATGTCTACTATGTGTGTATAAAATTTCTTCAGCATTTATTTACATTTACACACACACAAAAATAGACACACAGTTCAAAATGGACTTATATTTTGGCCGAatttttgtcttttttgtttAGCCTACAAATAATTTTATTATTTACTAAAACTTTACAAATGCCCAGAGATATATCTTGACAGTCTtttaaaaaaatacatttttttTTACAAAATATCGGGCTGCAAGAAGCCCATGAGCTGAACCTTCGCATGTGACAAAGGCATCACTGATAAGATGTGACAAGCGTATCCATTAGTTTCTCCATCCCCTACCACAGCAGTGAACAGAACCATGGAAAGAGGATCCTTTTGACACAACCTTTTTTTGTCTCAAAATATGGATCAATATCATCATTAAATTTATTTCCAAGCCACATTGGTAACAAAGCTTTATCTAATGGGTAGGTTGTGCCAGCCGCCACGCTCCACGTTCGTAAAGTGATGATTTTTCGCTAATCGTGACACGAATGTGATGGTTTTATGCATTTTACTCCTTTCTCGCTCACATGTCGATTTGGTAAGTGGATTGGTTCACAGGCCATGGGGGAGCTTCACTAGGGCATTTTTTTTTCTTGAGGAATCACTAGGGCAAACCTGGGCCGTCGTCCCCAGCAAAAAGGAAACAAAGTTACCCACAACACGGCAGCCCATAACTAATACGGCCCACTAGGGCAAACCTGGACTGAGAGGGGAGCAGCCAAAAAAAAGAGATGGGAGCAGCCAAAAAAAAAGCAGCGACCGACCAGCTCTGTTCTCGCGCGGACTTGGCGTTGGCGAGCGGCGTGGGTGGGCGGGGGCAGATGCGTTCCGGCGTGGGGGGTGGCGGGCCACCGGCCGCGGGCGCCCGTAATCCAGACCGTCGGACGGCCAGAGGCATCAACGCCTCGTCGCGGCCGCGCTCAGGCATCAGGCGACGCCGGCGCCGCGCGCGGTGAGCCAGTGAGCAGCAAGAGCAGTCTACCACTCTACCCTCCCTCTCCCCGTTTCTAATCTTATCCAATTCAGTTCCAGTTTCCCACTGCATCTTAATTTGTTGGGGAAATTTCTAATTAGGGCAGAGATTTTGCGCTGAATAGGTTTGTGGTTTACAGCCTATAGAGTATAGAACCGAACCCAGCGATGCTTATGGGGAACACTATTGATCCATTTTACAGAAGAAATAGAGGTGATTGTGAGAGAAGCTAATGAACCAGCATTGACTGAATGCCCAGCCTCCTCAAAAGCATGCGTAATAAAGCTATTTGTTGCTCCAGTATGGACATCAAAGTCATGAACATGATAATGCAACAAAACCATGCGTGGACTTATTGAATCAGCAAGGCAATTTGGGACTTGTCGTAGCAGTGGGCAACAAGAGGGATACAGAACGAAACCAGCCGAGGATGAAAGTCCCAGCTGCAGGCTTGCCGCTGTTAAAGTGGCTTGCATCACAATCTTGTTCTTTTAGTGTAGTCGTATGATTTGGTATCCGAAAAAAGTTGCAGCTTCGTGCCTCCTGAGGTTTCTTTCAATCTCCGCCGCTGTTCACAGGCGGTTCTTTCTAGCACGCATTGTGACTTGTTTGTTATCTTTAATTTTTAATAACTGTTAGTACAAGAATAAGAAATGTTGCAGCTTCTTTTTCAATCACATTTTAACAGCATAACGACAGGTATATGAAAAATGAGTCAATATTCATGCAATAATAAATTAATAATGGTTGAACCACTCGGTCGTTCCAGGTGAAGAAAATACCCAAGACATTCTCATCGCTGGAGCATTACTTGGATTCGTTTGCTGAGCCATTGGTCGAGGAAGTCCACGCGGACTTCCTCTCTTCGTTCGAGGGTTACCACCAAGCACCATTCCTTCAGGTAACCAGGGTTCAGAAGCTCGACCATGGCGAGAAGTCCTCGGCCTTCTTCTTCTGTTTTCTAGCTGCCAGGAGAACATCGTACACTCCCGTCAAGGACGACATCGTCGCCATCTCCTCCTCGAGGAAGGGCAAGCACCCGTCATCCTACGTCTTGGGTTCGGTCTGCAAGAGCTGGGAAGACGACGAGGATTTCCCAGCTGACTGCTTCATCGTCAGGCTGTCGACGGCTGTTCCGCCCGTGGAGGTCGACGCCGGAACAAACAGACCCGTGGCGCCGTTGTTTGTCTCATTTCTCATGAACACCAAGACGTACAATCGCATTTGGACGTGCCTTCAGCTGGGGAAGACGAGCGGTCGGAAGAGAGTGAGCGATGCCGGTCTCGTGGATGCCATCTGGAGATACAGCGCCTCGAAGGTAGACTCTTCTTATGCAGCGTGCTATATATCATTCTTTGTCACTGGCTTAATTACTTGTAAATTTCACTTTTCCACATGAAGGCAGTGGAAAATGACTCCGGGTCCCAGTCATCTCATCGGTCAGCTGCCGCCGCCGACCTTGGGCTCGACAGGTTCAGGCTTAACGGGTCGCAGCTGAACGCAGTAGAGGACTCCGTTGCAGCAATGGGGAGCCCTTCTCCTTCCCTGAAGCTGATATGGGGGCCTCCAGGGACCGGCAAAACCAAGACCATCAGCACCATACTCTGGGCGATGCTGCTCAGGGGGCACCGGACGCTTACTTGTGCTCCGACCAACACCGCGGTGCTGGAGGTCGCGTCTCGAGTTGTCCAGCTTGTCCGGGAGTTCTCGAAtggcggcagcggcggctgcTTCCTCAGTGACATCGTTCTGCTGGGAAACAATGAGAAGATGAAGGTAGATGCCAGCCACAAGCTCTCTGCGGTGTTCCTTGACTGTCGTGTCGAGCGGCTTTCCCAATGCTTCTCGCCAAATGGAGGCTGGGCCCACTGCTTGCGTTCGCTGATGGGTTTTCTTGTGGAGCCTGTGAGCAAATACCAGCTGTACACCGACAAAATTACCAAGGAccgtgaggaggaggaggagaagaagaggaacaTCTCATCAAATGTACTAGATAAGAAGAACAAAAATGTTGCAAGATGCAATAAAGGGAATGGCCATGAAAAGGATAGATGCAATAATGAAGGAGACGTGCAAGTGTTTATTACCCTGTCATTCAAGGATTTTGTGAGAGCCACTCACAAGGAACTCGCTCACAACTTGTGCCACTGCATCGAGACATTGCAGAATGATTTCCCAAGGGACCCTACGCCGGCGCCGAATTTCTGGTGCATGTCCGATGTGGTAGAAGCAACAAGAGTTCTCGGTGCGCTGCTAGACGCCGGTGCCGGCGACAGACACGAGGCATGGGTGAGCGATGTCGGCGATGCCTGCAACCCGTGCTCTGTGAGCAGCGATCCTCCATGCGAGGAATGCAGATTCAGGAAAGCGAGGTCACTCTGTCTCGAACAACTGGAGTATCTGCGCAACAATCTGAAGCTCCCCGGCTACTACGACAAGCGACCGATTGAAACCTACCTGCTGAAGAGAGCCAAGAGTATCCTGTGCACTGTTTCCACTTCTTTCAGGCTGTATAACGTACTGCCCACGGATAACCACAAACCT containing:
- the LOC125515690 gene encoding probable helicase MAGATAMA 3; protein product: MGNFLARFSEDETPGTLPKDETPAAGHGQPPGRPGTSLVGQLHVFDGPPPRVDGGRPTLANAGSAAGAAFAPGRITASGSGFASPSTAALTVDEKKMQDVADFWSRMKKGKHKLDSWDLTYLECKIFSWSLEDVLNKDLLKEKVKKIPKTFSSLEHYLDSFAEPLVEEVHADFLSSFEGYHQAPFLQVTRVQKLDHGEKSSAFFFCFLAARRTSYTPVKDDIVAISSSRKGKHPSSYVLGSVCKSWEDDEDFPADCFIVRLSTAVPPVEVDAGTNRPVAPLFVSFLMNTKTYNRIWTCLQLGKTSGRKRVSDAGLVDAIWRYSASKAVENDSGSQSSHRSAAAADLGLDRFRLNGSQLNAVEDSVAAMGSPSPSLKLIWGPPGTGKTKTISTILWAMLLRGHRTLTCAPTNTAVLEVASRVVQLVREFSNGGSGGCFLSDIVLLGNNEKMKVDASHKLSAVFLDCRVERLSQCFSPNGGWAHCLRSLMGFLVEPVSKYQLYTDKITKDREEEEEKKRNISSNVLDKKNKNVARCNKGNGHEKDRCNNEGDVQVFITLSFKDFVRATHKELAHNLCHCIETLQNDFPRDPTPAPNFWCMSDVVEATRVLGALLDAGAGDRHEAWVSDVGDACNPCSVSSDPPCEECRFRKARSLCLEQLEYLRNNLKLPGYYDKRPIETYLLKRAKSILCTVSTSFRLYNVLPTDNHKPVGGQGQQQRKEPEIFPPLELLVVDEAAQLKECEAMIPLQLPCIRHAVFIGDERQLPALVKSKISENADFGRSIFERLISLGCRKHLLDTQYRMHPEISRFPVWRFYDGKVGDGPNVVSKSHWRRLLRGNMFGPYSFINVRGGRESSEEHSRSPKNTIEIAVVSLIVERLFRESSSSGTRLSVGILSPYNAQVRAFQEKLEKPYGCRDGFSLKIKSVDGFQGGEEDVIIISTVRSNEDGAVGFLRDAKRTNVALTRAKHCLWVIGNATTLSKNRSVWQDIVYDSQRRRRFFHASSDKGLLDAIQAATTELDAADNLHKMESLQCAA